One segment of Panicum virgatum strain AP13 chromosome 1K, P.virgatum_v5, whole genome shotgun sequence DNA contains the following:
- the LOC120711447 gene encoding 3-isopropylmalate dehydratase small subunit 1-like — MAAAPSAAATAAGASTAALAPRPAPTSALLRRTQVTPLRHPALKCRRAGPLAPKAAAAAAAAGGSSPSSAVFHGEVFVVGDNIDTDQIIPAEHLTLVPSKPDEYRKLGSFAFAGLPSAAYPTPFVAPGEESTHYAVIVGGANFGCGSSREHAPVALGAAGARAVVAESYARIFFRNSVATGEVYPLELTDAGAWKECKTGDVVTVDLGNSVFINHTSGKEYKLKPIGDAGPVIEAGGIFAYARKTGMIASKAAA, encoded by the coding sequence ATGGCGGCGGCTCcgtcagcggcggcgacggcggcgggggcgtcaacggcggcgctCGCCCCCAGGCCAGCGCCTACCAGCGCGCTCCTCCGGCGCACCCAGGTCACCCCTCTCCGCCACCCCGCGCTGAAATGCCGCCGGGCTGGGCCCCTCGCCCCCAAGGCggctgcggccgcggccgcggcgggcggcagctCCCCCTCGTCCGCGGTCTTCCACGGCGAGGTATTCGTGGTGGGCGACAACATCGACACCGACCAGATCATCCCCGCCGAGCACCTCACCCTGGTGCCGTCCAAGCCCGACGAGTACCGCAAGCTCGGCTCCTTCGCCTTCGCGGGGCTCCCCTCCGCGGCCTACCCGACGCCCTTCGTCGCCCCGGGAGAGGAGTCCACCCACTACGCCGTCATCGTCGGCGGGGCCAACTTCGGGTGCGGCTCCTCCCGCGAGCACGCGCCCGTCGCGCtcggggccgccggcgcgcgcgccgtcGTGGCGGAGAGCTACGCGCGCATCTTCTTCCGCAACTCCGTGGCCACGGGAGAGGTCTACCCTCTGGAGCTCACCGACGCCGGAGCCTGGAAGGAGTGCAAGACTGGGGATGTCGTCACCGTGGACCTTGGCAATTCCGTCTTTATTAACCACACATCCGGCAAGGAGTACAAGCTGAAACCTATTGGCGATGCCGGGCCGGTCATTGAGGCTGGAGGGATCTTTGCGTATGCCCGGAAGACTGGAATGATTGCGTCGAAAGCCGCAGCATGA
- the LOC120711435 gene encoding nudix hydrolase 8-like isoform X1 yields the protein MEGSLLVDSAAASLGATPAARRRRARFLSCPCSASSDAPATRAWTSYSSACKMPRTVKPVSRVNGWRNGGNGHGWATAREESSSVLEALEDEYGGVVVDAHRLPSGTGEFARSLAASLSYWKSAGKKGVWLKLPLDRSEFIPLAVKEGFRYHHAEESYLMLTYWIPDEPCLLPANASHQVGVGGFVINDQMEVLVVQEKYSASSSLGAWKLPTGFIHAVRSQTIRRIPGAVREVKEETGVDTEFMELIAFRHAHNVAFQKSDLFFICLLRPLSNEIKIDEAEIQAAKWMPLREFMEQPLVQEDHMFRKISDICVQRLRRRYRGLTAHRVVSKFDAGASTLYYSVAEHDRGYLS from the exons ATGGAGGGCAGCCTGCTTGTAGATTCCGCCGCGGCGAGCCTGggcgccacgccggcggcgcgccgccgccgcgcgaggtTCTTGAGCTGTCCTTGCTCTGCTTCCAGCG ATGCACCGGCGACGAGGGCCTGGACGTCCTACTCCTCCGCTTGCAAGATGCCGAGGACGGTGAAGCCGGTGTCGCGCGTGAACGGGTGGAGGAACGGCGGCAATGGCCACGGGTGGGCGACGGCGCGGGAGGAGAGCTCGTCCGTTCTGGAGGCCCTGGAGGACGAGTACGGCGGAGTCGTCGTCGACGCCCACCGCCTGCCGTCCGGCACGGGCGAGTTCGCGCGGTCCCTGGCGGCGTCGCTCTCCTACTGGAAGTCGGCG GGCAAGAAAGGGGTGTGGCTGAAATTACCGCTGGATCGCTCCGAGTTCATTCCACTAGCAGTAAAA GAGGGCTTCAGGTACCACCACGCAGAGGAGTCGTATCTGATGCTAACGTACTGGATCCCCGACGAGCCCTGCTTGCTCCCGGCGAATGCCTCTCACCAGGTCGGAGTCGGGGGCTTTGTGATCAACGACCAAATGGAG GTTCTCGTGGTTCAAGAGAAGTATTCTGCTTCATCGTCGCTTGGTGCTTGGAAACTCCCAACGGGATTCATCCATGCGGTGAGGAGTCAGACAATTAGACGGATACCTG GAGCTGTCAGAGAGGTCAAGGAGGAGACTGGA GTTGACACTGAGTTTATGGAACTGATTGCTTTCAG GCATGCGCATAACGTGGCGTTCCAAAAGTCGGACCTGTTCTTCATCTGCCTGCTGAGACCACTATCCAACGAAATCAAGATCGACGAGGCGGAAATTCAAGCAGCAAAG TGGATGCCGCTCCGGGAGTTCATGGAGCAGCCGTTGGTCCAGGAGGACCACATGTTCAGGAAGATCTCCGACATCTGCGTGCAGCGCCTCCGGAGGCGCTACCGCGGGCTGACGGCGCACCGCGTGGTCTCCAAGTTCGACGCCGGGGCGTCCACCTTGTACTACAGCGTCGCCGAGCACGACCGCGGATACCTGAGCTGA
- the LOC120711435 gene encoding nudix hydrolase 8-like isoform X2 produces the protein MEGSLLVDSAAASLGATPAARRRRARFLSCPCSASSDAPATRAWTSYSSACKMPRTVKPVSRVNGWRNGGNGHGWATAREESSSVLEALEDEYGGVVVDAHRLPSGTGEFARSLAASLSYWKSAGKKGVWLKLPLDRSEFIPLAVKEGFRYHHAEESYLMLTYWIPDEPCLLPANASHQVGVGGFVINDQMEVLVVQEKYSASSSLGAWKLPTGFIHASEEFFTGAVREVKEETGVDTEFMELIAFRHAHNVAFQKSDLFFICLLRPLSNEIKIDEAEIQAAKWMPLREFMEQPLVQEDHMFRKISDICVQRLRRRYRGLTAHRVVSKFDAGASTLYYSVAEHDRGYLS, from the exons ATGGAGGGCAGCCTGCTTGTAGATTCCGCCGCGGCGAGCCTGggcgccacgccggcggcgcgccgccgccgcgcgaggtTCTTGAGCTGTCCTTGCTCTGCTTCCAGCG ATGCACCGGCGACGAGGGCCTGGACGTCCTACTCCTCCGCTTGCAAGATGCCGAGGACGGTGAAGCCGGTGTCGCGCGTGAACGGGTGGAGGAACGGCGGCAATGGCCACGGGTGGGCGACGGCGCGGGAGGAGAGCTCGTCCGTTCTGGAGGCCCTGGAGGACGAGTACGGCGGAGTCGTCGTCGACGCCCACCGCCTGCCGTCCGGCACGGGCGAGTTCGCGCGGTCCCTGGCGGCGTCGCTCTCCTACTGGAAGTCGGCG GGCAAGAAAGGGGTGTGGCTGAAATTACCGCTGGATCGCTCCGAGTTCATTCCACTAGCAGTAAAA GAGGGCTTCAGGTACCACCACGCAGAGGAGTCGTATCTGATGCTAACGTACTGGATCCCCGACGAGCCCTGCTTGCTCCCGGCGAATGCCTCTCACCAGGTCGGAGTCGGGGGCTTTGTGATCAACGACCAAATGGAG GTTCTCGTGGTTCAAGAGAAGTATTCTGCTTCATCGTCGCTTGGTGCTTGGAAACTCCCAACGGGATTCATCCATGCG TCAGAGGAGTTTTTTACAGGAGCTGTCAGAGAGGTCAAGGAGGAGACTGGA GTTGACACTGAGTTTATGGAACTGATTGCTTTCAG GCATGCGCATAACGTGGCGTTCCAAAAGTCGGACCTGTTCTTCATCTGCCTGCTGAGACCACTATCCAACGAAATCAAGATCGACGAGGCGGAAATTCAAGCAGCAAAG TGGATGCCGCTCCGGGAGTTCATGGAGCAGCCGTTGGTCCAGGAGGACCACATGTTCAGGAAGATCTCCGACATCTGCGTGCAGCGCCTCCGGAGGCGCTACCGCGGGCTGACGGCGCACCGCGTGGTCTCCAAGTTCGACGCCGGGGCGTCCACCTTGTACTACAGCGTCGCCGAGCACGACCGCGGATACCTGAGCTGA
- the LOC120711464 gene encoding deSI-like protein At4g17486, with protein MGGRNSAAATPVLLNVYDLTAANDYLYWLGFGVFHSGIEVHGMEYGFGAHDFPSSGVFEVESKTCPGFVYRRTVWLGTTDMSQEEFRSFIEKLAGKYHGNTYHLINKNCNHFTDDVCQNLTGKPIPSWVNRLARVGSVFDCLLPESVQVSPVGRVPTRRQTSDDDLHSIHSPIIEDSDNDEDEAKHLLPTPSNDMHSVDVPPKLAKDLL; from the exons atgggCGGCCGGAACAGCGCTGCCGCGACGCCGGTGCTGCTCAACGTGTACGACCTCACGGCCGCGAACGATTACCTCTACTGGCTCGGCTTCGGCGTCTTCCACTCCGGAATCGAAG TTCATGGCATGGAGTATGGATTTGGAGCCCATGACTTCCCGTCCAGTGGCGTGTTTGAGGTGGAATCAAAGACTTGCCCTGGCTTTGTCTATAGAAGAACGGTGTggctaggcacaacagacatgtcTCAGGAAGAATTCCGCTCGTTTATTGAAAAACTTGCAGGGAAGTATCATGGGAACACATATCATTTGATTAATAAGAACTGCAATCATTTCACGGACGATGTCTGTCAGAACTTAACTGGAAAACCCATCCCCTCCTGGGTGAATAGGCTTGCGAGAGTAG GTTCAGTTTTTGATTGTCTTTTACCAGAAAGCGTTCAAGTTTCTCCTGTGGGTCGTGTCCCAACTCGTCGTCAAACTTCTG ACGATGATTTGCATTCAATACACTCTCCTATCATTGAGGACAGCGACAATGATGAGGACGAGGCCAAGCACCTGCTGCCAACTCCATCCAATGACATGCATTCTGTAGATGTGCCACCAAAGCTAGCGAAAGATCTTCTCTGA